A portion of the Granulosicoccus antarcticus IMCC3135 genome contains these proteins:
- a CDS encoding peptidoglycan DD-metalloendopeptidase family protein, whose amino-acid sequence MAFVLGGIAWTTLNTDAQPTGPAPKVVLASMPVTTFFFDDAVDALAAHFTKDTANATKPDTLSAASSDETTTPLQSDSAFTSGTPQGLDLPGLTIEDLDPLVEEPDSTTTVTVSPLVDHPSLAAVRNNADAPEGSLRTVVAVAPGNTLSGILNVHGVAIDQMPKLLTDELVKENLSSLAIGQELEITQTADGEFHDLRTRVGDDKRITIRRSDDGFAVASIDLPVEKERVVTSGTIEQSLYLAAAKANLKQSTIMELADIFQWELDFAKDIRKGDQFSLVYDRLYRDGSYIGDGDILAAEFIRGGKTHRAIRFTTDDGVTGYYSADGQSKRRTFMRHPVDVVRITSKFNPNRLHPILHQIRAHRGVDYGSPYGSPIYATADGKISLAGKNGAYGNTVILQHGQKFSTLYAHMSKIADKSIAGKRVKQGDVIGYVGKTGRVTGTHLHYEFRVNGKQIDPLKVELPAAQPIDAKYLPELKAVSDEMTAQMRSVLSDIDQQVASVTNVISSDLTPTSE is encoded by the coding sequence ATGGCATTCGTACTCGGCGGCATTGCATGGACAACACTCAATACCGACGCTCAACCTACCGGACCTGCACCCAAGGTTGTTCTTGCGAGCATGCCCGTCACCACATTTTTCTTTGATGACGCTGTAGACGCTCTCGCTGCCCACTTCACAAAAGATACGGCAAATGCTACAAAGCCTGACACTCTGAGTGCGGCATCCAGTGATGAAACTACCACACCTCTACAAAGTGACTCTGCATTCACATCGGGCACCCCGCAGGGCTTGGACCTGCCGGGTTTGACCATTGAAGACCTGGATCCCTTGGTGGAAGAGCCAGATTCAACCACCACAGTCACCGTATCACCTCTGGTTGATCACCCTTCTCTAGCCGCTGTGCGTAATAACGCCGATGCACCTGAAGGCTCGTTGCGTACAGTCGTGGCCGTAGCACCAGGCAATACGCTTTCCGGCATTCTGAATGTCCATGGCGTGGCCATTGACCAGATGCCTAAATTGCTGACGGATGAGCTAGTCAAAGAAAACCTGTCGAGCCTGGCTATTGGTCAGGAGCTGGAAATAACGCAAACGGCTGATGGCGAATTTCACGATTTACGCACTCGAGTCGGCGACGACAAACGCATTACCATCCGTCGCTCAGACGATGGATTCGCGGTTGCATCCATTGACCTACCGGTGGAAAAGGAACGGGTCGTCACTTCTGGGACGATCGAGCAATCACTTTATCTTGCCGCTGCAAAAGCCAACCTGAAGCAGTCCACCATCATGGAACTGGCTGATATTTTCCAGTGGGAGCTCGACTTTGCGAAGGATATTCGCAAAGGCGATCAGTTCAGCCTGGTGTATGACCGGCTGTACCGCGACGGCAGCTATATCGGTGATGGTGACATTCTGGCAGCCGAGTTCATTAGAGGCGGCAAGACTCATCGTGCAATCCGCTTCACGACAGATGATGGCGTAACTGGCTATTACTCGGCTGACGGTCAGTCCAAACGCCGCACTTTCATGCGTCACCCCGTTGATGTCGTCAGAATTACCTCAAAATTCAACCCCAACCGTCTGCATCCAATATTGCATCAGATTCGAGCGCACCGCGGCGTGGACTACGGCTCACCTTACGGCTCTCCGATCTATGCAACAGCAGACGGCAAAATCTCTCTAGCGGGCAAGAACGGTGCTTATGGCAACACCGTCATTCTGCAGCACGGCCAGAAATTCAGCACTCTATACGCTCATATGTCAAAAATCGCCGATAAGTCCATTGCAGGCAAAAGAGTCAAGCAAGGTGATGTCATTGGCTATGTCGGCAAAACCGGACGAGTAACTGGCACCCACCTGCACTATGAGTTCCGCGTTAATGGCAAGCAGATCGACCCGTTGAAGGTTGAATTGCCGGCAGCTCAACCTATCGATGCGAAGTACCTGCCCGAACTCAAGGCTGTTTCCGATGAAATGACAGCTCAGATGCGCAGCGTACTGTCCGATATCGACCAGCAGGTTGCCTCTGTAACCAATGTGATCTCATCTGACTTGACCCCTACGTCAGAATAA
- the tyrS gene encoding tyrosine--tRNA ligase: MSSPEIEEQIALITRGTEEVLLESELRERLKLGRPLRIKAGFDPTAPDLHLGHTVLLNKMRQFQQLGHQVIFLIGDFTGRIGDPSGKSVTRPALDDAAVLANAQTYKEQVFKILDAEKTEVRFNAEWFEPMSASDLIRLASRQTLARMLERDDFSKRYREQQPIALHEFLYPMVQGYDSVALKCDIELGGTDQKFNLLMGRELQKGNGQQPQIVITMPLLEGLDGVQKMSKSLNNYVGVDDPADEMFGKLMSIPDVIMWRYFELLSAKSNSDIEKLKQAVEEGLNPRDVKFELGMEIVETYHGAGAGEAAKQAFIQRFQQGQLPGDIETVHIEVGVDGRPLANVMVDAKLTSSTSESHRMIKQGAVKIDGERVDDGRQSVGPDTEFVLQVGKRRVARVSLS, encoded by the coding sequence ATGAGCAGTCCCGAAATAGAAGAGCAGATCGCGTTGATAACTCGCGGTACTGAAGAAGTGTTGCTGGAAAGTGAGCTGCGGGAACGTCTGAAGCTGGGTCGGCCCTTGCGTATAAAGGCAGGATTCGATCCAACGGCCCCCGATTTGCACCTGGGTCACACGGTGTTATTGAACAAGATGCGTCAGTTTCAGCAGTTGGGGCATCAGGTCATCTTTCTGATCGGCGACTTCACCGGGCGCATTGGTGATCCGAGTGGTAAGAGTGTGACTCGGCCCGCCCTGGACGATGCTGCGGTTCTGGCAAACGCACAGACATATAAAGAGCAGGTATTCAAGATTCTGGATGCCGAGAAAACCGAAGTCCGGTTCAATGCTGAGTGGTTTGAGCCGATGTCAGCCAGCGATCTTATTCGATTGGCCTCCAGGCAGACGCTGGCGAGAATGCTTGAGCGTGATGATTTTTCAAAGCGATACCGCGAGCAGCAACCCATTGCGTTGCACGAGTTTCTCTACCCAATGGTTCAGGGTTATGACTCGGTTGCATTGAAGTGCGATATCGAGCTGGGTGGTACGGATCAAAAGTTCAACTTGCTGATGGGCCGTGAGCTGCAAAAAGGCAACGGGCAACAGCCGCAGATCGTTATTACCATGCCATTGCTCGAAGGTCTGGATGGCGTGCAGAAGATGTCTAAATCACTGAACAACTACGTGGGTGTAGACGATCCGGCCGACGAGATGTTCGGTAAGCTGATGTCCATACCTGATGTCATCATGTGGCGTTACTTCGAATTGCTGAGCGCGAAATCCAATTCAGATATAGAGAAACTGAAACAGGCAGTCGAGGAAGGGTTGAATCCTCGTGACGTCAAGTTCGAGCTAGGGATGGAAATCGTCGAGACTTATCATGGTGCTGGAGCAGGTGAGGCGGCCAAGCAGGCTTTTATTCAGCGCTTTCAGCAAGGCCAGTTACCTGGAGATATTGAAACAGTACATATAGAGGTCGGTGTTGATGGACGACCTTTGGCTAATGTCATGGTGGATGCAAAGCTGACAAGCAGTACATCTGAGAGTCATAGAATGATCAAGCAGGGTGCTGTCAAGATAGATGGCGAACGTGTTGATGATGGAAGGCAAAGCGTCGGTCCGGATACTGAGTTTGTCTTGCAGGTTGGCAAGCGCAGGGTGGCCAGGGTTTCCTTGAGCTGA
- a CDS encoding molecular chaperone HscC translates to MTSAIVGMDLGTTNSACAVWKDGKVQMIPNRLGEMLTPSVVHIDNTDTASIGKTAREKLILQPDATTALFKRYMGTDRVIKLNRKKFTAPELSAFVLRSLKEDAENFLGESVEEAVVSVPAYFSDAQRKATVQAAGMVGLKVERLINEPTAAAMAYGLHNKPEHTQFMVIDLGGGTFDISIMEYFDGVLEVHASAGDNFLGGEDFLDILVQEYLARLNISKSSLNKSDLNKVYQQLELAKRRFNSADQVIVEPFLSDQHAPVSLSSEEFERLVQPLMQRIKRPIETALRDADLMPTDLDDVLLVGGATRMKVLRTTVARMFRRMPSANLDPDLVIVMGAAIQGGLKARDAALDDVVLTDVCPYSLGTGVQNPEDTKGKQGLLFDPIIERNSVIPISREKRYVSARDNQRSINIDVYQGESRLVQNNIKLGELKVNIPRDKAGNQAVDVRFSYDINGLLEVDIVVESTGSRMNSVIENAPGTLSAEELDSSLKKLATMKFHPRDQEENRALIARAERLYEGRLGDDRRDVITFLSQFESAIETQDEKIIEIVRSRFVLQIEEYEESYF, encoded by the coding sequence ATGACTTCGGCTATCGTTGGAATGGATCTGGGCACTACCAATAGTGCTTGTGCTGTCTGGAAAGACGGCAAGGTGCAAATGATTCCGAACCGACTTGGAGAGATGCTGACACCCTCTGTTGTGCATATCGATAATACCGATACCGCAAGTATCGGCAAGACAGCTCGAGAAAAGCTGATCCTGCAGCCCGATGCAACTACAGCCTTGTTCAAGCGCTACATGGGTACCGATCGGGTAATCAAGCTTAACCGGAAAAAATTCACAGCTCCTGAGCTATCTGCCTTTGTTCTGCGCAGTCTCAAGGAGGATGCGGAAAACTTTCTGGGCGAGTCCGTTGAAGAAGCCGTGGTCAGTGTGCCCGCCTATTTCAGCGACGCACAGCGCAAGGCAACTGTGCAGGCAGCTGGCATGGTAGGGCTGAAAGTGGAACGTCTGATCAATGAGCCTACCGCTGCTGCGATGGCCTACGGGCTGCATAACAAACCTGAACATACACAGTTCATGGTGATTGATCTTGGCGGTGGCACCTTCGACATCTCCATCATGGAATACTTTGATGGTGTACTGGAAGTACACGCCTCGGCGGGTGATAACTTTCTTGGCGGCGAGGACTTTCTCGATATCCTTGTGCAGGAATATCTTGCTCGGTTGAATATCAGTAAGTCATCACTGAACAAGTCAGATCTGAACAAGGTCTACCAGCAGCTGGAATTGGCCAAACGTCGCTTCAATTCAGCCGATCAAGTCATTGTAGAGCCGTTCCTTAGTGATCAACATGCTCCTGTGAGCTTGAGTTCAGAGGAATTCGAGAGGCTAGTGCAGCCGCTGATGCAACGCATAAAGCGCCCGATTGAAACAGCCCTCAGAGATGCTGATCTGATGCCGACAGATCTGGATGACGTGTTGCTGGTAGGTGGGGCCACTCGGATGAAAGTTTTGCGCACAACCGTTGCCAGAATGTTCCGGCGCATGCCATCGGCCAACCTCGATCCTGATCTCGTCATTGTCATGGGAGCGGCTATTCAGGGCGGGCTGAAAGCGCGTGACGCGGCACTGGATGATGTGGTGCTGACAGACGTCTGTCCGTATTCCCTAGGTACCGGTGTGCAGAATCCAGAAGATACCAAGGGGAAGCAGGGTCTGCTGTTCGATCCGATTATAGAGCGAAACAGTGTCATACCCATTAGCCGTGAAAAGCGCTATGTCAGTGCGCGGGATAATCAACGATCTATCAATATCGACGTTTATCAAGGTGAAAGCCGCCTGGTACAGAACAATATCAAGCTAGGCGAGCTCAAGGTCAATATACCCAGGGACAAGGCAGGTAATCAGGCTGTCGATGTCAGGTTCAGCTATGACATCAACGGTTTGTTGGAAGTGGATATCGTGGTTGAATCCACTGGCAGTCGAATGAACTCAGTCATCGAGAATGCCCCCGGAACGCTAAGTGCTGAGGAGCTGGATAGCAGTTTGAAAAAACTGGCAACCATGAAATTTCATCCGCGTGACCAAGAAGAGAATCGCGCATTGATTGCCCGTGCCGAGCGACTCTACGAAGGACGTCTTGGTGACGATCGAAGAGATGTCATTACATTTCTATCGCAATTCGAATCAGCCATTGAGACGCAGGATGAAAAAATCATCGAAATTGTGCGCAGCCGATTTGTCTTGCAGATAGAAGAATACGAGGAATCGTACTTTTAA
- a CDS encoding J domain-containing protein, translating into MSCWQTLGVNSDADKKTIKLAYAKKLKATRPDDDPEGFIALHQAYKAALQEAARGTDNTAETVQTTGPTHQQSSSASSFRDDGRLAKYAEKATIEASPPTDNVTENSDEILVVSRVEAPDNNDQPDYNDQAKIPVTSAPPDEVPSYELPEYQIRLGADKENALAHAHELIGDPQRVNLVEEWQYVESIPSMIDLDFSADLGDLLFELVV; encoded by the coding sequence ATGAGTTGTTGGCAAACACTGGGCGTAAATTCAGACGCCGATAAAAAAACCATCAAACTCGCCTACGCCAAAAAGCTTAAAGCGACCCGGCCCGATGATGATCCGGAAGGCTTCATTGCTCTACATCAGGCTTATAAAGCGGCTTTGCAGGAAGCTGCTCGTGGCACTGATAACACGGCTGAAACTGTTCAGACAACAGGACCAACGCATCAGCAATCTTCGTCTGCCAGCTCATTTCGCGATGATGGTCGATTGGCAAAATACGCTGAAAAAGCAACAATAGAAGCGTCACCACCAACCGATAATGTCACCGAGAATTCGGATGAGATATTGGTAGTCAGCAGGGTTGAAGCACCTGACAATAACGATCAACCTGACTATAACGATCAAGCAAAAATCCCAGTAACCAGTGCACCGCCTGATGAAGTGCCTAGTTACGAACTACCTGAATATCAGATAAGGCTGGGTGCGGATAAGGAGAACGCTCTAGCCCACGCACATGAGTTGATTGGCGATCCGCAACGTGTGAATTTGGTTGAGGAATGGCAATATGTTGAGTCCATACCTTCCATGATCGATCTTGATTTTAGCGCCGATCTTGGCGATCTGTTATTCGAACTAGTGGTGTAA
- a CDS encoding helix-turn-helix domain-containing protein yields MPKRHVVKLSEEERHALEQICKTGRIAAQKRRHAQILLLVDQGEHGPSMTDAEVAERMELTTRCIAKTRQRCVEEGLELALQRKRRSRERTARLDGDAEARLVSLACSDAPEGQVRWTLKLLSERLIELEIVESVAYETVRQVLKKHHKTLAETHVVHSA; encoded by the coding sequence ATGCCTAAGCGTCATGTGGTTAAGTTGTCCGAAGAAGAGCGCCATGCTCTGGAGCAGATCTGTAAAACGGGACGCATAGCGGCGCAGAAGCGACGACATGCACAGATTTTGTTACTGGTTGATCAAGGAGAGCATGGTCCTTCGATGACCGATGCCGAGGTTGCTGAGCGAATGGAACTGACCACCCGTTGCATCGCAAAGACACGCCAGCGATGTGTGGAAGAAGGATTGGAACTGGCGCTGCAGCGTAAGAGACGCAGTCGAGAGCGAACGGCAAGATTGGATGGCGATGCGGAGGCCAGGCTAGTAAGCCTGGCTTGCAGTGATGCGCCAGAAGGCCAGGTGCGTTGGACGTTGAAGCTGTTGAGCGAGCGTCTGATTGAGCTGGAAATTGTCGAAAGCGTGGCTTATGAAACGGTGCGTCAAGTTTTAAAAAAACATCATAAAACCTTGGCAGAAACGCATGTGGTGCATAGCGCCTAA
- a CDS encoding IS630 family transposase, whose amino-acid sequence MWCIAPKEDAGFVCQMEAVLDVYKRPFDAEYPVVCMDETTKQCTREVQKPIPASPGQSERYDGEYERNGVAHLMVFYTPLESRRTVRIADNHASGEWAEGVRDLVENQYPHAKKITLVMDNLSTHSGASLYRTFEPAVAHALMQKLEFVFTPKHGSWLNMAECEFSVLARQCLDRRIADVPTLTKEIAAWQTHRNENAKPADWRFTTDDARIKLKRLYPKVSCS is encoded by the coding sequence ATGTGGTGCATAGCGCCTAAAGAGGACGCGGGGTTTGTCTGCCAGATGGAGGCTGTACTGGATGTGTATAAAAGACCTTTTGATGCAGAGTATCCTGTGGTTTGTATGGACGAGACAACCAAACAATGCACGCGTGAGGTACAAAAACCGATCCCGGCATCGCCTGGCCAAAGTGAGCGCTACGACGGAGAGTACGAGCGCAATGGAGTTGCCCACCTGATGGTGTTCTATACGCCATTGGAGAGTCGACGCACGGTGCGTATTGCCGACAATCATGCGTCGGGCGAATGGGCCGAAGGCGTCCGTGACCTGGTGGAGAATCAATACCCCCACGCGAAAAAGATCACGCTGGTTATGGACAACCTGAGCACTCATAGCGGAGCCTCCCTATACAGAACGTTCGAACCCGCCGTGGCACATGCGCTTATGCAGAAGCTTGAGTTTGTCTTTACACCCAAGCATGGCAGTTGGTTGAATATGGCTGAATGTGAGTTCAGCGTTCTGGCCAGGCAATGTTTGGATCGACGCATTGCCGACGTGCCTACGCTGACCAAGGAGATAGCCGCATGGCAGACCCATCGCAACGAGAACGCCAAGCCTGCCGACTGGCGCTTTACAACCGACGATGCTCGTATCAAACTCAAAAGGCTTTACCCGAAAGTATCATGCAGTTAA
- a CDS encoding RDD family protein — translation MFTGDKSNIRSKRREVHAARRAMAFGIDIALLFMLMFALMVMGMQNSISNMTFSFIALYWLVGIPVLEASKWQASVGKRLFGLIVVNGNNERIGFGRSFGRCYLSYLSLVIIQLSVFANAYAWFRYNALIHDTLSKSYVSRHRR, via the coding sequence ATGTTTACCGGTGACAAATCCAACATTAGGTCGAAGAGGCGAGAGGTTCACGCTGCTCGACGTGCTATGGCATTCGGTATTGATATAGCGTTGCTGTTTATGCTGATGTTTGCTTTGATGGTTATGGGTATGCAGAATTCAATATCGAACATGACTTTCTCTTTCATCGCACTTTACTGGTTGGTTGGCATCCCTGTACTTGAGGCATCCAAGTGGCAGGCTTCAGTTGGCAAACGCTTGTTTGGGCTGATAGTTGTAAATGGGAATAATGAAAGAATCGGATTTGGTAGGTCCTTTGGACGCTGCTATCTGAGTTATCTAAGCCTTGTTATTATACAACTCAGCGTATTTGCCAATGCGTATGCCTGGTTCAGGTACAACGCGTTAATACATGACACTCTAAGTAAGTCATACGTATCCAGACATCGGCGTTGA
- a CDS encoding PLDc N-terminal domain-containing protein produces the protein MGLEVSGLLGIIFLVIAIWAIAKIINSGTTTGKKILWILFILFLPVVGLIVWFLMGPKG, from the coding sequence ATGGGATTAGAAGTATCAGGACTATTAGGTATCATTTTTCTGGTGATCGCCATCTGGGCAATCGCGAAGATCATAAACAGCGGAACCACAACCGGGAAAAAAATTCTCTGGATACTCTTTATCCTGTTCCTGCCAGTGGTTGGCCTGATCGTGTGGTTTCTCATGGGACCCAAAGGGTAG